A DNA window from Hydra vulgaris chromosome 13, alternate assembly HydraT2T_AEP contains the following coding sequences:
- the LOC136089997 gene encoding E3 SUMO-protein ligase ZBED1-like, whose product MSIASDNASNVCNCLNSLKICLNIQPIRCIGHVLQLVVKNVIDLVEEGEKDSSSKLFFIARTLTKCRKIVTSFNHSSQLNDLLEESQTRQGVEKNHILHLIQDVKTRWHSTFFMAERMLKLHSYVKDIFNSKQQYKDMTKYLIDEDEMVNLKETVNALLSFNQVSVLLSGDRYATCSLIIPSIKYLEKQLSKNKSETPPLIVILKSHLLESLQTYKDSYELENISFLLCATFLNPNYKSFQFFEKYEKKKYLKIVKEFLSGFYLSKRVGEIIPIKKVTKESKKLKLSFKDEEDDSGSDSDKNVTLDLKKEISEYIRLSVHEQNVLEFWHQYVFPILYCISTMILCTPATSAPSERLFSDALNNLYAKRNRMTAECFQMLMFLYENLEFFNLV is encoded by the coding sequence ATGAGTATAGCATCAGACAACGCCAGTAACGTATGCAACTGTCTAAATTCTTTGAAGATTTGTTTAAACATTCAACCAATAAGATGCATAGGACATGTTTTGCAATTAGTTGTTAAAAATGTCATAGATTTAGTTGAAGAAGGTGAAAAAGATAGTTCGTCTAAACTCTTTTTCATTGCAAGAACATTAACTAAGTGCAGGAAAATTGTTACATCTTTCAATCATTCTTCTCAACTTAATGATTTATTAGAGGAAAGTCAAACACGACAAGGTGTCGAAAAAAATCACATACTTCATTTGATTCAAGATGTGAAAACTCGTTGGCACTCTACGTTTTTCATGGCAGAGCGAATGCTTAAGCTTCACTCCTACGTAAAAGATATCTTTAATTCGAAACAACAATACAAAGAtatgacaaaatatttaatcGATGAAGATGAAATGGTTAACTTAAAAGAAACGGTAAATGCTTTATTAAGCTTTAATCAAGTAAGTGTTTTACTATCTGGCGATAGGTATGCAACGTGTTCTTTAATTATTCCAAGTATAAAGTACCTTGAGAAGCAGCTGAGTAAGAATAAAAGTGAAACTCCTCCTTTAATTGTAATATTGAAATCACATTTGTTAGAATCTTTACAAACTTACAAAGATTCATATGAATTAGAgaatatttcctttttattgTGTGCCACTTTTTTGAatccaaattataaaagttttcaattctttgaaaagtacgaaaaaaagaaatatttaaaaattgtgaaagaATTTTTGTCAGGTTTTTATCTCTCAAAAAGAGTTGGTGAAATAATTCCAATTAAAAAGGTGACAAAggaatcaaaaaaacttaagttgTCATTTAAGGATGAAGAAGATGATTCCGGAAGTGATAGTGACAAAAATGTAaccttagatttaaaaaaagaaatcagtgaATATATAAGATTGTCAGTGCACgaacaaaatgttttagagTTTTGGCATCAATATGTTTTTCCAATATTGTATTGCATTTCAACAATGATTTTATGTACACCTGCTACCAGTGCACCAAGTGAGCGTCTTTTTTCTGATGCATTAAACAATTTGTATGCTAAGCGAAACAGGATGACGGCTGAATGTTTTCAaatgttgatgtttttgtacgaaaatttagaattttttaatttggtttaa